In Streptomyces alboniger, the following are encoded in one genomic region:
- a CDS encoding MFS transporter: MSGTTTAAAPQGRRGSGAGAGANRWLVLVVLCVSLLLVAVDATVLHVAVPAVTEDLKPGAMELLWIVDIYPLVCASLLILFGTLGDRVGRRRVLLLGYALFGVASAIAALADNAQVLIAARALLGVGGAMIMPATLSILRQVFPDRRERAVAIGIWSAVAAVGAAVGPLLGGFLLEHFWWGSVFLINIPLMLVSLPIGRWLLPESTGDQNGPWDVAGALMAAGGLFGLVLGVKRLGGGEAPLGATTLVSLAVGAALLVGFVRRQRRRKHPLVDLSMFARPAFSTSVGCIVLAMLALVGLELIAAQYLQLVLGLSPLETGLRLLPLTIAAMAAGLAGSKLLHRFGPRRMVCAGFCLTAFAVVVLTGMGGHANDTLLLTGFVLLGFGLETTLFGAYESMLSEAPQSEAGGAAAIGETSYQLGAGIGIALLGTVMNAAYAPGLSSVRGVPAEDSAAASHSLGEAYEVAARLGGDAGDALRAAARDSFVHGLHVTLLVSAGLLLLGALAALRLPRAMECAAPAARAERGIPAPRDPAGVGVDSRR, encoded by the coding sequence ATGTCCGGGACGACCACGGCCGCAGCACCGCAGGGCCGTCGGGGATCCGGGGCCGGTGCCGGGGCCAACCGCTGGCTCGTGCTCGTCGTCCTCTGCGTCAGCCTGCTGCTGGTCGCCGTCGACGCCACCGTCCTGCACGTCGCCGTGCCCGCGGTCACCGAGGACCTGAAACCCGGCGCGATGGAACTGCTGTGGATCGTCGACATCTATCCACTGGTCTGCGCCTCGCTCCTCATTTTGTTCGGCACGCTGGGCGACCGCGTCGGCCGCAGACGTGTCCTCCTGCTCGGCTACGCGCTCTTCGGCGTGGCCTCGGCGATCGCCGCCCTCGCCGACAACGCGCAGGTCCTCATCGCCGCCCGGGCGCTGCTCGGCGTCGGCGGCGCGATGATCATGCCCGCGACGCTGTCGATCCTGCGCCAGGTCTTCCCCGACCGGCGCGAGCGGGCCGTCGCCATCGGTATCTGGAGCGCGGTGGCCGCGGTCGGCGCGGCCGTCGGGCCGCTGCTCGGCGGGTTCCTCCTGGAGCACTTCTGGTGGGGCTCGGTCTTCCTCATCAACATTCCGCTGATGCTGGTCAGCCTGCCGATCGGGCGCTGGCTGCTGCCCGAGTCCACCGGGGACCAGAACGGGCCGTGGGACGTGGCCGGCGCGCTGATGGCGGCGGGCGGGCTCTTCGGGCTCGTGCTCGGCGTGAAGCGGCTCGGCGGCGGCGAGGCGCCGCTCGGCGCCACCACCCTGGTCTCCCTCGCCGTGGGCGCCGCCCTGCTCGTCGGCTTCGTCCGCAGACAGCGGCGGCGCAAGCATCCACTGGTCGACCTGTCCATGTTCGCGCGGCCCGCGTTCAGCACGTCGGTGGGCTGCATCGTGCTCGCCATGCTCGCGCTCGTGGGCCTGGAGCTGATCGCCGCGCAGTACTTGCAGCTGGTCCTCGGCCTGTCCCCGCTGGAGACCGGCCTGCGGCTGCTGCCGCTCACCATCGCCGCGATGGCCGCGGGCCTCGCCGGGTCGAAGCTGCTGCACCGCTTCGGGCCGCGCAGGATGGTCTGCGCCGGGTTCTGCCTCACCGCGTTCGCCGTGGTGGTGCTCACCGGCATGGGCGGCCACGCCAACGACACCCTGCTGCTCACGGGCTTCGTCCTGCTCGGCTTCGGCCTGGAGACCACGCTCTTCGGCGCGTACGAATCGATGCTGAGCGAGGCGCCGCAGTCCGAGGCGGGCGGGGCCGCGGCCATCGGCGAGACCTCGTACCAGCTGGGCGCGGGCATCGGCATCGCGCTGCTCGGCACGGTCATGAACGCGGCGTACGCGCCGGGGCTCTCGTCGGTGCGGGGGGTTCCCGCGGAGGACAGTGCGGCGGCCAGTCACTCGCTGGGCGAGGCGTACGAGGTCGCCGCGCGGCTCGGCGGTGACGCGGGCGACGCCCTGCGGGCCGCGGCGCGGGACTCCTTCGTGCACGGGCTGCATGTGACTCTGCTGGTCAGTGCGGGGCTGCTGCTGCTCGGGGCGCTCGCGGCGCTGCGGTTGCCGCGGGCCATGGAGTGCGCGGCGCCTGCGGCGCGGGCCGAGCGGGGTATTCCGGCGCCCCGTGATCCCGCGGGGGTCGGGGTCGACTCCCGCCGCTGA